One window of Alteromonas sp. LMIT006 genomic DNA carries:
- the tuf gene encoding elongation factor Tu: MAKEKFERTKPHVNVGTIGHVDHGKTTLTAAITTVLAKTYGGSAQAFDQIDNAPEERERGITIATSHVEYDTPTRHYAHVDCPGHADYVKNMITGAAQMDGAILVVAATDGPMPQTREHILLGRQVGVPYIIVFMNKCDMVDDEELLELVEMEVRELLSEYEFPGDDLPVIQGSALKALEGEAEWEAKIIELGEALDSYIPEPERDIDKPFILPIEDVFSISGRGTVVTGRVEQGIIKVGEEVEIVGIKETTTTTCTGVEMFRKLLDEGRAGENVGVLLRGTKRDEVERGQVLAKLVGSINPHTKFEAEVYVLSKDEGGRHTPFFKGYRPQFYFRTTDVTGAVELPEGVEMVMPGDNLKFVVELIAPIAMDEGLRFAIREGGRTVGAGVVAKIID; the protein is encoded by the coding sequence ATGGCAAAAGAAAAGTTTGAACGTACGAAACCGCACGTTAACGTAGGTACAATCGGCCACGTTGACCACGGTAAAACGACATTAACCGCAGCGATCACTACTGTACTAGCAAAGACTTACGGTGGTTCAGCGCAAGCATTCGATCAAATCGACAACGCTCCAGAAGAGCGTGAGCGTGGTATCACGATCGCAACTTCACACGTAGAATATGACACACCAACACGCCACTACGCGCACGTAGACTGCCCAGGACACGCTGACTATGTTAAAAACATGATCACTGGTGCTGCACAGATGGACGGTGCGATTTTGGTGGTTGCGGCGACTGATGGCCCAATGCCACAGACTCGTGAGCACATCCTATTAGGTCGTCAGGTTGGCGTACCTTACATCATCGTATTCATGAACAAGTGTGACATGGTTGACGATGAAGAATTATTAGAATTAGTCGAGATGGAAGTTCGTGAACTTCTTTCTGAATATGAATTCCCAGGTGACGACTTACCAGTTATCCAAGGTTCTGCATTAAAAGCGCTTGAAGGCGAAGCAGAATGGGAAGCGAAAATCATCGAACTAGGCGAAGCCTTAGATTCATACATCCCAGAGCCAGAGCGTGACATCGATAAGCCGTTCATCTTGCCAATCGAAGATGTATTCTCAATCTCTGGTCGTGGTACTGTTGTAACCGGTCGTGTTGAGCAAGGTATCATCAAAGTTGGTGAAGAAGTCGAAATCGTTGGTATCAAAGAGACTACGACTACTACTTGTACTGGTGTAGAGATGTTCCGTAAGCTGCTTGACGAAGGTCGTGCAGGTGAGAACGTTGGTGTTCTATTACGTGGTACTAAGCGTGATGAAGTTGAACGTGGTCAAGTATTGGCGAAACTGGTTGGTTCAATCAACCCACACACTAAGTTTGAAGCAGAAGTATACGTACTAAGCAAAGACGAAGGTGGCCGTCATACGCCATTCTTCAAAGGCTATCGTCCACAGTTCTACTTCCGTACGACTGACGTAACAGGTGCGGTAGAGCTACCTGAAGGCGTAGAGATGGTTATGCCAGGCGACAACTTGAAGTTTGTTGTTGAGCTTATTGCACCTATCGCGATGGACGAAGGTTTACGCTTCGCAATCCGTGAAGGTGGCCGTACAGTAGGTGCGGGCGTTGTTGCCAAGATTATTGACTAA
- a CDS encoding family 16 glycosylhydrolase, whose protein sequence is MKFLIKYWLVMVFVPFSALAGWEVTWIERFDGTGVNWNNWTAQTNANYNNEVQCYTDDETSANRNYEVSDGTLKIISRRMNINCPGQNGRFREWTSGRLNSKDKAEFLYGRIETRLRFNDLRHGTWPAFWALENRIQEQPIAGDNDNVGWPNRGAGEIDIWEWHGNNGNSYITAFHNSTRYAGSDACGAVAYYNYPSGAPDVQDFHVYAMEWTADSISFHINDTEVVRYDMRSCDFYEEPMFLLLNVAMGGTLGGAIDSSLDTSTLEVDYVARCLPTSSNQASRCNETTPLALDDDNDGVANSEDQCPATQADANVDYRGCLVVPPEQLPDAPETAAPIPTVDANNVISLYSDVYENITNIDYNPNWNQATQVEELLIDGNNTLVYRGLNYQGTDYGNNKQDVSDYDFLHIDYWTKDAAYLELYLISPGPNENPVNLPIERAQWQSAVVPLSEYEQVVDLTDTFQLKIMGSGTVFIDNIYFSRRADNGNTNPTTPTNPTNPTNPTPSNNAPTINLLVAQASQTISRIDTTDGNVTVIAQVQDDDSNDSHTIEWSISGVSSHNVNNAQLTFSPAAITADQVIISATVTDSGSPALSTTASSTLDVFTPVTTPSTAVTPATNDSGGSTGGIVSAYWLVGLGLLVLWRRKSLL, encoded by the coding sequence ATGAAATTTTTAATAAAATATTGGTTGGTGATGGTGTTTGTCCCATTCTCAGCACTGGCAGGTTGGGAAGTCACATGGATCGAACGCTTTGATGGCACTGGTGTCAACTGGAACAACTGGACGGCGCAAACCAACGCTAATTACAATAATGAAGTCCAGTGTTACACTGATGATGAAACATCCGCTAACCGTAACTATGAAGTATCAGACGGCACATTAAAAATTATCTCTCGCCGCATGAATATCAATTGTCCTGGGCAAAATGGACGTTTTCGTGAGTGGACTTCAGGTCGTTTGAACTCCAAAGATAAGGCAGAATTTTTGTATGGCAGAATTGAAACGCGTTTGCGTTTTAATGATTTACGCCATGGCACGTGGCCTGCATTTTGGGCGTTAGAAAATCGCATCCAAGAACAACCCATCGCGGGTGATAACGACAACGTTGGTTGGCCAAATCGTGGGGCAGGTGAAATCGATATATGGGAATGGCACGGAAATAATGGTAACAGTTATATTACGGCATTCCATAACTCAACCCGCTATGCTGGCAGCGACGCATGTGGTGCTGTCGCTTATTATAACTACCCTAGTGGTGCTCCAGATGTACAGGATTTTCATGTATATGCAATGGAATGGACCGCTGATAGCATTAGTTTTCATATAAATGACACCGAAGTAGTGCGTTATGACATGCGCAGTTGTGACTTTTATGAAGAACCGATGTTCCTTCTGCTCAATGTCGCGATGGGTGGTACTTTAGGTGGTGCGATAGATTCATCTTTGGATACATCTACGTTAGAAGTCGATTATGTTGCGCGTTGTTTACCAACGTCCTCAAACCAAGCTTCACGTTGTAATGAAACGACTCCATTGGCACTCGATGATGACAATGATGGAGTGGCCAATAGTGAAGATCAGTGTCCTGCGACGCAAGCCGATGCAAACGTCGATTATAGAGGATGCTTAGTTGTTCCGCCTGAGCAACTACCTGATGCACCCGAAACAGCTGCGCCAATACCTACAGTAGATGCCAATAATGTGATTTCCTTGTATTCAGATGTATATGAAAATATAACTAATATTGATTACAATCCAAACTGGAACCAAGCAACTCAAGTTGAAGAGCTTTTGATTGATGGCAATAACACGCTGGTTTATCGTGGTTTGAATTATCAGGGCACGGATTATGGTAACAATAAGCAAGATGTGAGTGATTATGACTTTTTGCATATTGATTATTGGACTAAGGACGCAGCCTACCTCGAATTATACCTAATCAGTCCAGGTCCTAATGAAAACCCAGTTAACTTACCCATCGAGCGTGCCCAGTGGCAAAGTGCGGTGGTGCCACTCAGTGAATACGAACAAGTCGTTGATTTAACAGATACATTTCAGCTCAAAATTATGGGTTCAGGAACGGTTTTTATTGATAACATTTATTTTAGTCGAAGGGCTGACAATGGGAATACCAACCCAACAACTCCAACCAATCCAACTAACCCAACTAATCCAACCCCATCAAATAATGCGCCAACGATTAATTTGCTTGTAGCTCAAGCATCGCAAACGATTTCTCGTATTGATACAACCGATGGCAATGTAACTGTAATTGCTCAAGTTCAAGATGATGATAGTAATGACTCACACACAATTGAGTGGAGTATAAGTGGTGTATCCAGCCATAATGTAAATAATGCACAACTCACATTTTCTCCAGCTGCAATCACTGCAGATCAAGTTATCATCAGTGCGACGGTAACGGATTCAGGCTCTCCGGCATTAAGTACCACAGCGTCGAGTACCTTAGATGTGTTTACCCCTGTAACAACGCCTTCGACTGCAGTAACTCCGGCAACAAATGATTCAGGAGGGTCTACAGGCGGTATTGTAAGCGCCTACTGGTTAGTGGGGCTTGGGTTATTGGTTTTATGGAGAAGAAAAAGCCTTTTGTAG
- a CDS encoding CNNM domain-containing protein, translating into MILLLIYIGVALGFSFLCSIAEAVILSVSSAHISVLKKKRNASGQILEDLTQDINKPLSAILTLNTIAHTMGAAGAGAQAAKVFGDAYLGLISAVLTLLILVFSEIIPKTLGATFWRQLAPVTAYFLKYLILILYPFVVMSRKLTSGFTEESPLKGLSREELHAMAEVSGQEGQLAAHEANILKSLMSLHEMTIRQAMTHRKDVFSVPQDMTVDAFCNEHAHVQFSRIPIFEEGDAEKIVGFVMKTDVLIAQAQGKHHYPLIDFKKDMPALLSSMPLSSTFDKFLSHKVHMLHVIDEYGGLEGILTMEDLLEALLGVDIQDETDENMSLRQVAKALAQSRRQEKASKVSK; encoded by the coding sequence ATGATACTGCTGTTAATTTACATTGGTGTGGCATTGGGCTTTTCTTTTTTGTGCTCCATTGCCGAAGCGGTTATTTTGAGTGTGTCGAGCGCACATATCTCGGTACTCAAGAAAAAGCGCAACGCCAGTGGCCAGATCCTTGAAGATCTCACGCAAGATATCAATAAACCGCTTTCGGCGATATTAACCCTCAATACTATTGCACATACGATGGGCGCAGCAGGCGCCGGTGCGCAAGCGGCAAAAGTATTTGGGGATGCGTATTTAGGGCTCATTTCTGCGGTGTTAACGCTGTTGATTTTGGTGTTCTCAGAAATTATACCCAAGACCCTTGGCGCGACGTTTTGGCGTCAACTGGCTCCGGTTACTGCGTATTTTTTGAAGTATTTAATACTTATACTGTATCCATTTGTGGTCATGTCCAGAAAGCTCACCTCAGGATTTACTGAAGAATCACCATTAAAAGGGCTATCTCGAGAAGAACTGCACGCGATGGCTGAAGTCTCAGGGCAAGAGGGGCAATTAGCTGCGCATGAAGCGAATATCCTCAAAAGTCTTATGTCACTTCACGAAATGACGATTCGTCAAGCCATGACGCATCGCAAGGACGTATTTTCTGTCCCTCAAGATATGACGGTGGATGCTTTTTGTAACGAGCATGCGCATGTGCAGTTTTCGCGTATTCCGATCTTCGAAGAAGGTGATGCCGAAAAAATTGTTGGATTTGTCATGAAAACCGATGTTTTAATCGCACAAGCGCAAGGCAAACATCATTATCCTCTGATTGATTTCAAAAAGGACATGCCGGCGTTGCTCAGCTCGATGCCGTTATCGAGTACGTTTGATAAATTTTTATCACATAAAGTCCACATGCTACATGTGATAGACGAGTACGGCGGCTTAGAAGGCATCTTGACTATGGAAGATTTGTTAGAGGCACTCTTAGGTGTGGATATTCAGGATGAAACCGATGAAAACATGAGTCTACGACAAGTTGCTAAGGCACTAGCTCAGTCACGTCGTCAAGAAAAAGCCAGCAAGGTATCCAAATGA
- the nhaD gene encoding sodium:proton antiporter NhaD, whose translation MVLLTAFAPAAMAGGGGGLTIDLTATAAGFLAIGVFVVAYTAVIFEEQIHMRKSKPVLLAAGVIWIIIAFVYMGTDKRHLVEEGIRHNFLEYAELFFFLLVAMTYINAMLERGVFDELRNRLVRRGYSYKALFWLTGVLAFFISPIADNLTTALVMCAVIMAVGRDNPSFIALGCINIVVSANAGGAFSPFGDITTLMVWQKGILDFHEFFALFIPSVVNFLIPAVIMSFAIPKGNPPPLADDNDGPAIKRGGMRIVGFFLLTIVTAVSFHNFLHIPPVFGMMFGLVYLKLFGYYLKTVEKTYAALNDAIPGAAPKRAADGKDKFDIFNKVAQAEWDTLFFFYGVILAVGGLGFMGYLALASEFMYVQLGTTTANVLVGILSAIVDNIPVMFAVLTMQPEMSHSQWLLVTLTAGVGGSMLSIGSAAGVALMGQARGYYTFFAHLKWTWAIALGYAASIMVHLAIN comes from the coding sequence ATGGTGTTGTTGACTGCGTTTGCCCCAGCTGCGATGGCTGGAGGTGGCGGCGGGCTAACAATAGACCTCACAGCAACGGCTGCAGGCTTTTTGGCAATAGGTGTCTTCGTTGTGGCTTATACCGCGGTTATTTTTGAAGAACAGATTCACATGCGCAAATCCAAGCCTGTTTTATTGGCTGCTGGCGTGATTTGGATCATTATTGCCTTTGTCTACATGGGGACGGATAAACGTCACTTAGTAGAAGAAGGGATTCGTCATAATTTCCTTGAATACGCAGAACTCTTTTTCTTCCTACTTGTGGCAATGACTTACATTAATGCGATGCTTGAGCGCGGCGTGTTTGATGAGTTGCGCAATCGTTTGGTCAGACGCGGATACAGCTATAAAGCCCTATTTTGGTTGACTGGCGTATTGGCGTTCTTTATTTCACCGATTGCCGATAACCTAACCACTGCGTTGGTGATGTGTGCGGTGATCATGGCTGTAGGTCGTGATAACCCCAGCTTCATTGCGCTTGGGTGTATCAATATTGTGGTCAGCGCTAATGCGGGTGGCGCGTTCAGCCCATTTGGTGACATTACCACCTTGATGGTCTGGCAAAAAGGCATTTTGGATTTCCATGAATTCTTTGCGTTATTCATTCCATCAGTTGTGAATTTTTTAATACCAGCAGTAATTATGTCGTTCGCTATTCCGAAAGGTAATCCACCACCATTGGCAGACGACAATGATGGCCCTGCTATCAAGCGTGGTGGCATGCGTATTGTTGGTTTCTTTTTATTAACGATTGTTACCGCGGTGAGCTTCCATAATTTTTTACATATACCGCCTGTGTTTGGCATGATGTTCGGTTTGGTATATTTGAAGTTATTTGGTTACTACCTCAAAACCGTCGAAAAAACCTATGCAGCATTGAACGATGCGATTCCAGGTGCGGCACCTAAACGTGCAGCAGATGGCAAAGACAAGTTTGATATCTTTAACAAAGTCGCTCAGGCCGAGTGGGATACCTTATTCTTCTTCTATGGTGTTATTCTTGCGGTAGGTGGCTTAGGCTTTATGGGCTACTTGGCATTGGCGTCTGAATTCATGTACGTGCAACTTGGCACCACGACAGCCAATGTCTTGGTTGGGATCTTATCGGCCATCGTCGATAACATTCCGGTCATGTTCGCGGTCTTGACAATGCAGCCTGAGATGAGTCATTCACAATGGTTATTGGTCACCCTTACAGCAGGTGTGGGCGGTAGTATGTTGTCGATTGGTTCTGCCGCTGGCGTTGCGCTAATGGGGCAAGCACGTGGCTACTATACATTCTTTGCACACCTCAAATGGACCTGGGCAATAGCCTTAGGCTATGCAGCGAGTATTATGGTGCACTTGGCGATTAACTAA
- a CDS encoding ABC transporter ATP-binding protein, translated as MFALDINALQKTYKGGVQALKRIDLQVQQGDFFALLGPNGAGKSTTIGIISALVNKTAGSVKVFEHDLDNALDKAKSCIGLVPQEFNFNQFETVLQIVVNQAGYYGVPRALAKQRAEKYLSKLDLWDKRNAPARTLSGGMKRRLMIARALVHEPKLLILDEPTAGVDIEIRRSMWTFLQEINAQGVTIILTTHYLEEAEMLCKNIAIIDKGIIVENTTIKALLAKLNIETFILDVQTDASEIVLDGIECRFKEGELEIDVPKEAGLNPVFAQLSEQGVQVLSMRNKANRLEELFVRLVEAGRGDNNE; from the coding sequence ATGTTTGCACTCGATATAAACGCACTTCAAAAAACGTACAAAGGCGGTGTTCAAGCCTTAAAAAGGATTGATTTACAAGTTCAACAAGGCGATTTTTTTGCTTTGCTAGGACCTAATGGCGCAGGTAAATCCACCACCATCGGCATCATTTCGGCTTTAGTGAACAAAACTGCTGGTTCGGTAAAGGTCTTTGAACACGACTTAGATAATGCACTAGACAAAGCCAAATCCTGTATTGGCCTAGTGCCGCAAGAGTTCAATTTTAACCAGTTTGAGACAGTGTTGCAGATTGTGGTCAATCAAGCTGGGTATTACGGCGTACCTAGAGCGCTCGCTAAACAGCGCGCTGAAAAATATCTGAGCAAACTCGATTTGTGGGATAAACGCAATGCGCCTGCGCGGACATTATCGGGCGGTATGAAGCGTCGTTTGATGATTGCCCGGGCTTTAGTACATGAACCTAAATTACTTATTTTGGATGAGCCGACTGCAGGGGTGGATATTGAGATCCGACGTTCAATGTGGACGTTTCTGCAAGAGATCAATGCGCAAGGTGTGACCATCATTTTGACTACCCATTATCTTGAAGAAGCCGAAATGCTCTGTAAAAACATTGCTATCATTGATAAAGGTATCATCGTTGAAAACACGACAATCAAAGCACTCCTCGCCAAACTTAATATCGAAACCTTTATCTTAGATGTGCAAACAGACGCGTCGGAGATTGTGCTCGATGGGATTGAATGCCGTTTTAAAGAGGGCGAATTAGAGATTGATGTTCCCAAAGAAGCAGGGTTAAACCCTGTGTTTGCTCAGCTCAGTGAGCAAGGTGTGCAAGTGTTGAGTATGCGCAATAAAGCAAACCGTCTTGAAGAGTTATTTGTGCGCTTGGTGGAAGCGGGTCGAGGAGATAATAATGAATAA
- a CDS encoding ABC transporter permease: MNNMIFTALKTIWIKECTRFLRIWVQTLVPPAITMSLYFVIFGNLIGSRIGEMGGFTYMEFIVPGLIMMSIITNSYANVSSSFFSAKFQRNIEELLISPVPTWVIIMGFVGGGVARAMLIGIIVTTVSLFFVDVHIHNALIIMLTLILTATLFATAGLINGVFAKTFDDISVVPTFVLTPLTYLGGVFYSLSLLPEFWQMVSKINPIVYMVNGFRYGFLGYSDVNYAYSLVLLLGFNVVAFAVAYRLIQRGTGIRS, from the coding sequence ATGAATAATATGATTTTCACTGCGCTCAAAACGATTTGGATCAAGGAATGTACTCGCTTTTTGCGAATTTGGGTGCAAACGCTCGTTCCGCCTGCGATTACGATGTCTTTGTATTTTGTGATTTTTGGTAACTTGATTGGCTCTCGGATTGGTGAAATGGGTGGCTTTACCTACATGGAGTTTATCGTACCTGGACTCATTATGATGTCGATCATCACAAACTCGTACGCCAATGTGTCGAGCTCATTTTTTAGCGCGAAATTTCAGCGCAATATAGAAGAATTACTGATTTCACCTGTTCCTACATGGGTGATTATCATGGGGTTTGTTGGTGGCGGTGTCGCGCGAGCCATGCTAATCGGGATCATTGTGACTACGGTATCTTTATTTTTTGTTGACGTCCACATTCACAACGCCCTGATTATTATGCTCACTCTGATTTTAACCGCGACGCTATTTGCGACAGCAGGTTTAATTAACGGTGTCTTCGCCAAAACATTTGACGACATATCTGTGGTACCCACCTTTGTTCTGACGCCATTAACGTATTTAGGCGGTGTGTTTTACTCCCTTAGCTTATTACCAGAATTTTGGCAGATGGTGAGCAAAATCAATCCGATTGTATACATGGTAAATGGTTTTCGCTATGGATTTTTGGGGTATAGCGATGTCAATTATGCGTATTCACTAGTTTTGTTACTTGGATTTAATGTGGTTGCCTTTGCAGTTGCTTATCGTTTGATTCAGCGTGGCACAGGTATCCGCAGTTAA
- a CDS encoding tRNA (guanosine(46)-N(7))-methyltransferase TrmB, which yields MAQGNSRVITTNQTGVHDKLLELVSRYLHSQNLKPINAHTQIAFAEVCDWLDGWHGDLILDNCCGVGASTAKIAKLYPDARVIGIDKSAQRVDKHAHYAIAQDNYILVRADLNDFWRLARKAQWQCEKQYLLYPNPYPKSTQVQKRWHGSPAFLDMLALGGALVVRSNWRLYLEEVAMVLTYLGTCSSIKEVNDAEPMTPFEAKYQNSGQVCWELCTKRV from the coding sequence ATGGCACAAGGCAACTCACGAGTCATTACGACGAATCAAACGGGCGTGCATGACAAGTTACTTGAATTAGTAAGTAGGTACTTACACTCACAAAATCTAAAGCCAATCAATGCACACACTCAAATCGCTTTTGCCGAGGTCTGTGATTGGTTAGATGGTTGGCACGGTGATCTTATTTTAGACAATTGCTGCGGGGTCGGGGCTAGTACAGCCAAAATTGCTAAACTTTATCCCGATGCCAGAGTCATTGGCATTGATAAGTCTGCCCAACGAGTAGACAAACACGCACATTACGCTATAGCCCAAGATAATTATATTCTGGTTCGAGCCGACCTTAATGATTTTTGGCGATTGGCGCGTAAAGCGCAATGGCAATGCGAAAAGCAATATTTGCTCTATCCAAATCCATATCCCAAATCGACACAAGTCCAGAAACGTTGGCATGGTTCACCTGCGTTTTTGGATATGTTGGCATTAGGTGGTGCATTAGTGGTGAGATCAAATTGGCGTTTATACCTCGAGGAAGTCGCAATGGTTTTGACTTACCTAGGCACTTGCTCATCTATCAAAGAGGTGAATGATGCTGAGCCAATGACGCCTTTTGAAGCAAAATATCAAAATAGCGGCCAAGTGTGTTGGGAATTGTGTACGAAAAGGGTATAG
- the panP gene encoding pyridoxal-dependent aspartate 1-decarboxylase PanP yields the protein MSNAEASLEHLFRVFTMPEHHDSTLSQIEKNLSDNLSDFLSRHVVAKRHSLEDIERDFAYAEMPERPEFVSAHAQKLLDTLVAHSVNTYAPTFIGHMTSALPYFHLSLSKLLVGLNQNLVKIETSKAFTPLERQVLGMMHHLVFANAPRFYDDHLHSAQHSLGAFCSGGTVANMTSLWVARNAKLAPKLGFKGVSQEGIFAAYQAYGISDLGVICSPRAHYSVGKAVDLLGIGRKNILHNTDCNHSLTPSEALRIGREFQAKGKDILAIVGIAGTTETGHIDPLDELADVAKELGCWFHVDAAWGGATLFSNTHRVKMRGIERADSVTLDAHKQMYVPMGAGMALFKDPQAANSVRHHAQYILRQGSKDLGSTTLEGSRNGMAMMVYSSLHILGREGYELLIDQSIDKAQQFAAMIEGDTDFELVTHPMLSLLTYRYVPAAAQHLLSESTHYHAINELLNRLTKAIQKSQREAGKSFVSRTRFAVDKYSDDVLTVFRVVIANPLTTVNHLRDILAEQKAIALETEAYQALMEYVTQATATQAVGYQ from the coding sequence GTGAGTAACGCTGAAGCAAGTTTAGAGCATTTGTTCCGTGTATTTACGATGCCGGAGCACCATGACTCAACGTTGAGTCAGATTGAAAAGAATTTATCGGATAATTTATCTGACTTTTTGTCGCGCCATGTTGTCGCTAAACGTCATTCTTTAGAAGATATCGAGCGTGATTTTGCTTATGCAGAGATGCCCGAGCGCCCAGAGTTTGTTTCAGCGCATGCGCAAAAACTCCTTGATACGCTGGTTGCCCATTCCGTTAACACCTACGCGCCAACTTTTATTGGTCATATGACCTCAGCTTTACCTTACTTTCATTTATCCTTATCGAAGCTACTGGTTGGTCTGAACCAAAACCTCGTCAAAATCGAAACGTCCAAAGCGTTTACCCCCCTTGAACGTCAAGTTTTAGGCATGATGCATCATTTAGTATTCGCAAATGCTCCTCGATTTTATGACGACCACTTGCATTCTGCGCAGCATTCTTTGGGTGCGTTTTGCTCTGGTGGGACGGTTGCGAATATGACCTCCTTGTGGGTGGCTCGAAATGCTAAATTAGCGCCAAAACTCGGTTTTAAAGGTGTGTCCCAAGAAGGTATTTTTGCAGCCTATCAAGCTTATGGTATTTCAGATCTGGGAGTGATTTGCTCACCACGAGCCCATTACTCGGTTGGTAAAGCCGTTGATTTATTAGGCATAGGACGCAAAAATATTCTGCACAATACTGATTGTAACCACTCACTAACCCCGAGTGAGGCATTAAGGATTGGGCGTGAGTTTCAAGCCAAAGGCAAAGATATTTTGGCGATTGTCGGTATTGCCGGCACCACAGAGACTGGGCACATTGATCCGCTGGATGAATTGGCCGATGTTGCTAAAGAATTAGGGTGTTGGTTTCATGTCGACGCAGCATGGGGTGGGGCAACTTTGTTCTCAAACACCCACAGAGTCAAAATGCGAGGGATTGAACGTGCCGATTCTGTAACGCTTGATGCGCACAAACAAATGTATGTTCCGATGGGCGCTGGAATGGCATTGTTCAAAGATCCACAAGCTGCCAACTCCGTTCGCCATCATGCACAGTACATTTTGCGTCAAGGTTCAAAAGACCTTGGCTCAACCACGTTGGAAGGCTCTCGTAACGGCATGGCCATGATGGTGTATTCGTCATTGCACATTCTTGGACGTGAGGGGTATGAATTACTCATCGATCAAAGTATAGATAAAGCTCAACAGTTTGCGGCTATGATTGAAGGTGATACAGATTTTGAATTGGTAACTCATCCAATGTTATCTTTATTAACGTATCGTTACGTTCCTGCAGCAGCCCAGCACTTATTATCTGAATCCACGCATTATCATGCGATCAATGAATTATTGAATCGTCTGACCAAGGCGATTCAAAAATCACAGCGAGAGGCGGGCAAGTCTTTTGTTTCAAGAACCCGTTTTGCAGTGGATAAATATTCGGATGATGTATTGACGGTTTTTCGTGTGGTGATTGCCAATCCGCTAACAACCGTGAATCATTTGCGTGATATCTTGGCCGAACAAAAAGCCATTGCGCTCGAAACAGAAGCTTATCAAGCGCTAATGGAATATGTGACACAGGCTACGGCAACTCAAGCGGTAGGTTATCAATAA
- the panC gene encoding pantoate--beta-alanine ligase yields MQTISDIAELRALRREWQLKGLRIGFVPTMGNLHLGHLSLVEAAKKDADIVVVSIFVNPMQFGAGEDLDNYPRTLAEDSAQLAELGVDVIFTPTANDIYPRGLEQQTFVEVPGISYMICGASRPGHFRGVATVVTKLFNMVQPNIAYFGEKDYQQVQVIKAMVEDLSMNLDIVTVPTMRHDDGLAMSSRNGYLNEQQRQVAPTLYRVLSDIKQALLDGEQDHKHLIIEGNARLTNAGFKPDYIEIRNAHTLQPAGFAEKELVILGAAFLGKTRLIDNLPLELP; encoded by the coding sequence ATGCAAACCATATCCGATATTGCTGAACTTCGAGCCCTTAGACGTGAATGGCAATTAAAAGGCCTACGCATAGGTTTTGTACCAACCATGGGCAATCTGCATCTGGGTCACTTAAGCTTAGTTGAAGCCGCAAAAAAAGACGCTGATATCGTAGTAGTGTCAATTTTTGTTAACCCGATGCAATTTGGTGCAGGAGAAGATTTAGATAACTACCCTCGTACTCTAGCCGAAGACTCTGCTCAATTAGCCGAACTTGGCGTTGATGTTATTTTTACTCCTACAGCCAACGATATTTATCCTCGCGGTCTTGAGCAACAAACCTTTGTCGAAGTACCTGGCATATCTTATATGATTTGTGGAGCATCTCGTCCTGGCCATTTTAGAGGTGTTGCAACCGTCGTGACTAAGCTGTTCAATATGGTGCAACCGAATATTGCTTATTTTGGTGAAAAAGACTATCAGCAAGTACAAGTTATTAAAGCCATGGTTGAAGATTTATCCATGAATCTTGATATCGTGACAGTACCGACGATGCGTCATGATGATGGACTAGCCATGAGTTCCCGTAACGGTTATCTCAATGAGCAACAACGACAAGTCGCCCCCACCCTATATCGCGTTTTATCTGATATCAAGCAAGCATTGCTTGACGGAGAGCAAGACCACAAGCACCTTATTATCGAGGGCAACGCGCGTTTAACCAATGCTGGTTTTAAACCAGATTATATCGAAATCCGCAATGCACACACTTTGCAACCAGCGGGATTTGCAGAAAAGGAACTCGTGATTTTAGGCGCTGCGTTTTTAGGGAAAACGCGCCTTATTGATAACCTACCGCTTGAGTTGCCGTAG